A stretch of the Siniperca chuatsi isolate FFG_IHB_CAS linkage group LG24, ASM2008510v1, whole genome shotgun sequence genome encodes the following:
- the LOC122872079 gene encoding thymosin beta-12: MSDKPDISEVTSFDKTKLKKTETQEKNPLPTKEVIEQEKASETS; encoded by the exons ATGAGCGACAAGCCCGACATTTCAGAAGTGACCAGCTTCGACAAGACCAAGCTGAAGAAGACAGAGACGCAGGAGAAGAATCCCCTGCCTACAAAAGAGG TGATCGAACAGGAGAAGGCGTCGGAGACATCGTGA
- the LOC122872078 gene encoding ribose-phosphate pyrophosphokinase 2 has protein sequence MPNIVLFSGSSHHDLSQKVADRLGLELGKVITKKFSNQETCVEIGESVRGEDVYIVQSGCGEINDNLMELLIMINACKIASSSRVTAVIPCFPYARQDKKDKSRAPISAKLVANMLSVAGADHIITMDLHASQIQGFFDIAVDNLYAEPAVLQWIRENIPEWKNCIIVSPDAGGAKRVTSIADRLNVDFALIHKERKKANEVDRMVLVGDVKDRVAILVDDMADTCGTICHAADKLIDAGAIKVYAILTHGIFSGPAISRINSAPFEAVVVTNTIPQEEKMKACPKIQVIDISMILAEAIRRTHNGESVSYLFSHVPL, from the exons ATGCCTAACATCGTGCTTTTTAGCGGGAGCTCCCATCACGACCTGTCCCAGAAAGTGGCTGATCGGCTGGGACTGGAGCTGGGGAAAGTGATAACGAAGAAATTCAGCAACCAGGAAACATG TGTGGAAATCGGGGAAAGCGTGCGTGGCGAGGACGTGTACATTGTGCAGAGCGGCTGTGGGGAAATTAACGACAACCTAATGGAGTTGCTAATCATGATCAACGCCTGCAAGATTGCCTCCTCGTCCCGTGTCACCGCTGTCATCCCCTGCTTCCCCTATGCCCGGCAGGACAAGAAGGACaag AGTCGAGCACCCATATCAGCCAAGCTGGTGGCCAACATGTTGTCTGTGGCCGGCGCCGACCACATCATCACCATGGACCTCCACGCCTCACAGATTCAG ggCTTTTTTGACATCGCTGTAGACAACCTTTATGCAGAGCCTGCTGTTCTGCAGTGGATCAGAGAAAATATTCCAGAGTGGAAAAACTGTATCATCGTGTCTCCAGATGCCGGTGGAGCAAAACG CGTGACGTCCATCGCAGACCGTCTGAACGTGGACTTTGCCCTCATccacaaagagaggaagaaggctAATGAAGTGGACCGCATGGTGCTGGTGGGTGACGTCAAGGACCGCGTGGCCATTCTGGTCGACGACATGGCCGACACCTGCGGCACCATCTGCCACGCTGCAGACAA GCTGATTGATGCTGGCGCGATAAAGGTCTACGCCATCCTTACGCACGGCATTTTCTCCGGTCCAGCCATCTCTCGCATCAACAGCGCCCCGTTCGAGGCCGTGGTGGTGACCAACACCATCCCACAGGAAGAGAAGATGAAGGCCTGCCCGAAAATACAG GTCATCGACATTTCCATGATCCTGGCGGAAGCAATCAGGAGAACCCACAACGGCGAGTCAGTGTCCTACCTCTTCAGCCACGTACCCTTGTAA